One part of the Muntiacus reevesi chromosome 18, mMunRee1.1, whole genome shotgun sequence genome encodes these proteins:
- the SLC16A3 gene encoding monocarboxylate transporter 4, translating into MGGAVIDEGPTGIKAPDGGWGWAILWGCFVITGFSYAFPKAVSVFFKELMREFGIGYSDTAWISSILLAMLYGTGPLCSVCVNRFGCRPVMLAGGLLASLGMVSASFCGSIIQLYLTTGVLTGLGLALNFQPSLIMLNRYFNKRRPMANGLAAAGSPVFLCALSPLGQVLQDHYGWRGGFLILGGLLLNCCVCAALMRPLEAPRQSLGSGPAPQRPPRRLLDLSVFRDRGFVIYALAASIMVLGLFVPPVFVVSYAKDLGVPDTKAAFLLTILGFIDIFARPTAGFITGLKKVRPYSVYLFSFAMFFNGFTDLTGSTASDYGGLVVFCIFFGISYGMVGALQFEVLMAIVGTQKFSSAIGLVLLLEAIAVLIGPPSGGKLLDATHIYQYVFILAGAEVLASSLVLVLGNFFCIRKRPETATEEEHHKPPEDVKVDSREVEQFLKTEPEKNGEVVHTPETSV; encoded by the exons ATGGGAGGGGCAGTGATCGACGAGGGCCCGACCGGCATCAAGGCCCCggatgggggctggggctgggccaTCCTTTGGGGCTGTTTTGTCATCACGGGCTTCTCCTACGCCTTCCCCAAGGCGGTCAGCGTCTTCTTCAAGGAACTCATGCGAGAGTTTGGGATAGGCTACAGTGACACGGCCTGGATCTCCTCTATCCTGCTGGCCATGCTCTACGGCACAG GCCCActctgcagtgtgtgtgtgaatcgCTTTGGCTGCCGGCCAGTCATGCTTGCAGGCGGCCTCTTGGCGTCCCTGGGCATGGTGTCTGCATCCTTCTGTGGAAGCATCATCCAGCTCTACCTCACCACAGGGGTCCTTACTG GCTTGGGTTTGGCGCTCAACTTCCAGCCCTCACTCATCATGCTCAACCGCTACTTCAACAAGCGGCGCCCTATGGCCAACGGGCTGGCGGCAGCAGGCAGCCCGGTGTTCCTGTGCGCCCTGTCCCCGCTGGGGCAGGTACTGCAGGACCACTATGGCTGGCGGGGCGGCTTCCTCATCCTGGGTGGCCTGCTGCTCAACTGCTGCGTGTGTGCCGCGCTAATGCGGCCCCTGGAGGCGCCCCGGCAGAGCTTGGGTTCAGGGCCTGCACCCCAGCGGCCGCCTCGGCGGCTGTTGGACCTGAGCGTCTTCAGGGACCGTGGCTTCGTCATCTACGCCCTGGCCGCCTCCATCATGGTGCTGGGGCTGTTTGTACCACCCGTGTTTGTGGTTAGCTACGCCAAGGACCTGGGGGTGCCCGACACCAAGGCGGCCTTCCTGCTCACCATCCTGGGCTTCATCGACATCTTTGCGAGGCCCACCGCTGGCTTCATCACGGGGCTCAAGAAGGTGCGGCCCTACTCTGTCTACCTCTTCAGCTTCGCCATGTTCTTCAACGGCTTCACCGACCTCACGGGGTCCACGGCCAGCGACTATGGTGGGTTGGTGGTCTTCTGCATCTTCTTCGGCATCTCCTACGGCATGGTGGGGGCCCTGCAGTTTGAGGTGCTCATGGCCATCGTGGGCACCCAGAAGTTCTCCAGTGCCATTGGCCTCGTGCTGCTGCTGGAGGCCATAGCAGTGCTCATTGGGCCGCCGTCTGGAG gcaagctCCTGGACGCGACGCACATCTACCAGTATGTGTTTATCTTGGCGGGGGCCGAGGTGCTGGCCTCCTCCCTCGTGCTGGTGCTGGGTAACTTCTTCTGCATTAGGAAGAGGCCCGAGACGGCCACAGAGGAGGAGCACCACAAGCCCCCGGAGGATGTGAAGGTGGACTCCCGGGAGGTGGAGCAGTTCCTGAAGACGGAGCCTGAGAAGAACGGGGAGGTGGTTCACACCCCGGAAACGAGCGTCTGA